One region of Primulina tabacum isolate GXHZ01 chromosome 17, ASM2559414v2, whole genome shotgun sequence genomic DNA includes:
- the LOC142530958 gene encoding glutaredoxin-like codes for MSLPKAKELVSANPVIVFSKSHCPFCVSVKKLLTEIGASYKVVELDAEGDGSEIQDALLKWTGQRTVPNVFIGGKHIGGCDATTALHRVGKLVPLLTEAGAVAKSCA; via the exons ATGTCGCTTCCCAAGGCTAAGGAACTCGTCTCTGCAAACCCAGTCATCGTTTTTAG CAAAAGCCACTGCCCGTTTTGCGTGAGCGTGAAGAAATTGCTGACGGAGATCGGCGCGTCGTACAAGGTCGTTGAGTTGGATGCAGAGG GTGATGGTAGTGAGATACAAGATGCGCTGCTAAAATGGACTGGACAGCGCACTGTTCCAAATGTATTCATCGGTGGGAAGCACATTGGTGGTTGTGATG CGACAACAGCCTTGCACAGGGTTGGAAAGCTTGTGCCTCTGCTAACTGAAGCTGGAGCAGTTGCAAAATCTTGTGCTTAG